A genome region from Mastacembelus armatus chromosome 8, fMasArm1.2, whole genome shotgun sequence includes the following:
- the LOC113140431 gene encoding cytochrome P450 2K1-like: protein MIMLEVLFQSSLFWVTVCLLVFLFLHSNFSSQKKRTDPPGPKPLALLGNLLHVDFKRLDSSLFDLSKKYGPVFTVHFGLKKVLVLAGYRTVKQALINHAKEFGDREVTPIFHDFTKEHGILFSNGDLWKEMRRFALTTLRNFGMGKKLSEGKIIEECHYLIEEFEKQEGKAFDNTKTIDYAVSNIISAIMFGKWFEYKDPAFQSMLKRNREIVHLAGSTSILIYNLFPWLGPCIKNWRHLIKFMKDYEVQVKGIIEDLKQTQNPELCRCFVDAFLTHKQNLEESGIKNLHYNDDNLLYSVMDLMLAGSETTGTTIQWCLLFMAKYPHIQDKVQEELDRVVGSRQVQVEDRRNLPYTDAVIHETQRMANIGPMAIPHKTNQDVMFQGYFIKKGTTVFPLLTSVLYDESEWKTPYTFNPSHFLDKEGRFIRSDVFMAFSAGRRMCIGESLARMELFLFITSLLQRFRFAPPPGVSEDELDVTPLVGFTLTPLPHKLCAVSRQ, encoded by the exons ATGATCATGTTGGAAGTTCTTTTCCAGTCCTCCCTATTTTGGGTCACCGTGTGCCTTCtcgtcttcctctttcttcactcCAACTTCAGCTCCCAAAAAAAGAGGACAGATCCTCCAGGACCCAAACCTCTTGCCCTGCTTGGTAACCTGCTTCATGTGGATTTCAAGAGACTCGACAGTTCGCTTTTTGAT CTGTCCAAGAAATATGGACCAGTGTTTACAGTCCACTTTGGACTTAAGAAGGTGTTGGTCCTGGCAGGATACAGAACCGTCAAGCAGGCTCTGATCAACCATGCCAAAGAGTTTGGAGACAGAGAGGTCACACCCATTTTTCATGATTTCACCAAAGAACAtg GCATATTATTTTCCAATGGTGACCTGTGGAAAGAAATGAGACGTTTTGCTCTAACGACACTGAGAAATTTTGGGATGGGCAAGAAGTTAAGTGAAGGGAAAATCATTGAGGAATGTCACTACCTGATTGAAgaatttgaaaaacaagaag GTAAAGCCTTCGACAACACCAAGACAATTGATTACGCAGTTTCAAACATAATATCAGCGATCATGTTTGGAAAGTGGTTTGAATACAAAGACCCTGCATTTCAAAGTATGTTGAAAAGAAACCGTGAAATTGTCCATCTGGCTGGATCAACTTCCATCCTG ATCTACAACCTGTTTCCTTGGCTGGGCCCTTGTATTAAAAACTGGAGGCATTTGATAAAGTTTATGAAGGACTACGAAGTGCAAGTTAAAGGCATAATAGAGGATCTGAAACAAACTCAGAACCCTGAGTTGTGCAGATGCTTTGTTGATGCGTTCCTGACCCATAAGCAAAATCTGGAG GAGTCTGGCATCAAGAATTTACACTACAATGATGACAACCTGCTCTACAGTGTGATGGATTTAATGTTGGCTGGATCTGAGACCACAGGAACTACAATTCAGTGGTGTCTACTTTTCATGGCCAAGTACCCTCATATTCAAG ATAAAGTTCAGGAGGAGCTGGACAGGGTAGTTGGAAGCCGTCAGGTCCAAGTAGAGGACAGGAGGAACCTCCCGTACACTGACGCTGTCATCCATGAGACACAGAGAATGGCCAACATTGGCCCCATGGCCATTCCGCACAAAACCAACCAAGATGTCATGTTCCAAGGATATTTCATCAAAAAA GGGACGACAGTGTTTCCTCTTCTCACTTCTGTACTGTATGATGAGAGCGAATGGAAGACCCCATACACTTTTAACCCTTCTCATTTCCTGGATAAAGAGGGCAGATTTATCAGGAGTGATGTCTTCATGGCCTTCTCTGCAG GTCGCAGGATGTGTATTGGAGAGAGTCTGGCCAGAATGgagctcttcctcttcatcacgtcCCTCCTCCAGCGCTTTCGTTTCGCTCCTCCACCTGGAGTTTCAGAGGATGAACTGGATGTGACACCACTTGTGGGTTTCACCCTCACTCCTTTACCTCACAAACTGTGTGCTGTTAGTCGCCAGTGA
- the LOC113140429 gene encoding cytochrome P450 2K1-like, translated as MIMLEVLFQSSLFWVTVCLLVFLFLHSNFSSQKKRTDPPGPKPLALLGNLLHVDFKRLDSSLFDLSKKYGPVFTVHFGLKKVLVLAGYRTVKQALINHAKEFGDREVTPIFHDFSKEHGILFSNGDLWKEMRRFALTTLRNFGMGKKLSEGKIIEECHYLIEEFEKQEGKAFDNTKTIDYAVSNIISAIMFGKRFEYKDPAFQTMLKRNRESIHLTGSTSILICNLFPWLGPCIKNWRRLMEFLEDYEVQVKGIIADLKQTQNPELCRCFVDAFLTHKQNLEESGIKNLHYNDDNLLYSVMDLMLAGSETTGTTIQWCLLFMAKYPHIQDKVQEELDRVVGSRQVQVEDRRNLPYTDAVIHETQRMANIGPMAIPHKTNQDVMFQGYFIKKGTTVFPLLTSVLYDESEWKTPYTFNPSHFLDKEGRFIRSDVFMAFSAGRRMCIGESLARMELFLFITSLLQRFRFAPPPGVSEDELDVTPLVGFTLTPLPHKLCAVSRQ; from the exons ATGATCATGTTGGAAGTTCTTTTCCAGTCCTCCCTATTTTGGGTCACCGTGTGCCTTCtcgtcttcctctttcttcactcCAACTTCAGCTCCCAAAAAAAGAGGACAGATCCTCCAGGACCCAAACCTCTTGCCCTGCTTGGTAACCTGCTTCATGTGGATTTCAAGAGACTCGACAGTTCGCTTTTTGAT CTGTCCAAGAAATATGGGCCAGTGTTCACAGTCCACTTTGGACTTAAGAAGGTGTTGGTCCTGGCAGGATACAGAACCGTCAAGCAGGCTCTGATCAACCATGCCAAAGAGTTTGGAGACAGAGAGGTCACACCCATTTTTCATGATTTCAGCAAAGAACATg GCATATTATTTTCCAATGGTGACCTGTGGAAAGAAATGAGACGTTTTGCTCTAACGACACTGAGAAATTTTGGGATGGGCAAGAAGTTAAGTGAAGGGAAAATCATTGAGGAATGTCACTACCTGATTGAAgaatttgaaaaacaagaag gtAAAGCCTTCGACAACACCAAGACAATTGATTACGCAGTTTCAAACATAATATCAGCGATCATGTTTGGAAAGCGGTTTGAATACAAAGACCCTGCATTTCAAACTATGTTGAAAAGAAACCGTGAATCCATCCATCTGACTGGATCAACTTCCATCCTG ATCTGCAACCTGTTTCCTTGGCTGGGCCCTTGTATTAAAAACTGGAGGCGTTTGATGGAGTTTTTGGAGGACTACGAAGTGCAAGTTAAAGGCATAATAGCGGATCTGAAGCAAACTCAGAACCCTGAGTTGTGCAGATGCTTTGTTGATGCGTTCCTGACCCATAAGCAAAATCTGGAG GAGTCTGGCATCAAGAATTTACACTACAATGATGACAACCTGCTCTACAGTGTGATGGATTTAATGTTGGCTGGATCTGAGACCACAGGAACTACAATTCAGTGGTGTCTACTTTTCATGGCCAAGTACCCTCATATTCAAG ATAAAGTTCAGGAGGAGCTGGACAGGGTAGTTGGAAGCCGTCAGGTCCAAGTAGAGGACAGGAGGAACCTCCCGTACACTGACGCTGTCATCCATGAGACACAGAGAATGGCCAACATTGGCCCCATGGCCATTCCGCACAAAACCAACCAAGATGTCATGTTCCAAGGATACTTCATCAAAAAA GGGACGACAGTGTTTCCTCTTCTCACTTCTGTACTGTATGATGAGAGCGAATGGAAGACCCCATACACTTTTAACCCTTCTCATTTCCTGGATAAAGAGGGCAGATTTATCAGGAGTGATGTCTTCATGGCCTTCTCTGCAG GTCGCAGGATGTGTATTGGAGAGAGTCTGGCCAGAATGgagctcttcctcttcatcacgtcCCTCCTCCAGCGCTTTCGTTTCGCTCCTCCACCTGGAGTTTCAGAGGATGAACTGGATGTGACACCACTTGTGGGTTTCACCCTCACTCCTTTACCTCACAAACTGTGTGCTGTTAGTCGCCAGTGA